Proteins encoded by one window of Acetivibrio thermocellus ATCC 27405:
- the rnr gene encoding ribonuclease R yields MMDRKERILAFMREDAYKPLLFSELVTVLDVPKSDIGLFENLLKELEEEGLIFKNRKNRYGVPERMNLVCGYLQGNEHGYGFLIPDDENMKDIFIPSGGLNGAMHKDRVIARINKKGIGDKRAEGEIIKIVKRANKTVVGTFESSKYFGFVVPDDPRISGDIFIPKDEINGAKSGQKVVAEIVVWPEKRRNAEGRIIEIIGDKDEPGSDILSIIKAYNLREDFPEEVIREAKSISQTVTEDMIKGRRDLRDLTMVTIDGEDAKDLDDAVSIERLPNGNYRLGVHIADVSYYVKEGSPLDKEALKRGTSVYLVDRVIPMFPKELSNGICSLNPKVDRLAFTVMMEIDKSGRVVDHEIFESVINVNERMTYTDVYKILEENDEGLIERYKYLCDTFHTMKELALILRKKRMDRGAIDFNFDEAKIVLDEKGVPIEVKRYEMTIANNIIEEFMLVCNETVAEHFFWTNTPFVYRIHEDPDPDKIEAFSEFVHNLGYTLKGINKIHPKALQDVLEKARGTKEETIISTVMLRSLQKARYSHINSGHFGLAAKYYCHFTSPIRRYPDLIIHRIMKEYLKGTVNPEREDLLNSRLPEIAKLCSERERAAEEAERETEELKKVEFMKKHEGQVFEGIISNVTSFGMFVELENTIEGLVRISSLEDDYYVYNDKSYSLIGERSRKVYRIGDVVNVMLIKADVAARRIEFTIVDKNNGENDEKALESDGKENGKPKRKRRRKTPDEAVLLHVQGKKKKKKTKKAKV; encoded by the coding sequence ATGATGGATAGAAAAGAAAGAATACTGGCGTTTATGAGGGAGGATGCATACAAACCTCTTTTATTCAGTGAATTGGTTACTGTACTGGACGTCCCAAAAAGCGACATCGGGTTGTTTGAAAACCTGCTAAAGGAGCTGGAGGAAGAAGGGCTCATATTTAAGAACCGAAAAAACAGGTATGGAGTTCCTGAAAGAATGAATCTTGTATGCGGATACCTCCAGGGAAATGAGCATGGTTATGGATTTTTAATTCCCGATGACGAAAACATGAAGGATATATTCATTCCTTCCGGCGGTCTGAACGGCGCCATGCACAAAGACAGGGTTATAGCAAGGATCAATAAAAAAGGTATCGGAGACAAAAGAGCCGAGGGTGAAATAATAAAGATTGTAAAAAGGGCCAACAAGACCGTTGTCGGCACGTTTGAAAGCAGCAAGTATTTTGGATTTGTAGTACCGGATGACCCGAGAATATCCGGGGACATTTTTATTCCGAAGGACGAGATAAATGGTGCAAAATCAGGTCAGAAAGTTGTGGCCGAAATTGTTGTATGGCCGGAAAAAAGAAGAAATGCCGAGGGAAGGATAATTGAAATAATTGGTGACAAAGATGAGCCGGGTTCGGACATTCTCTCTATTATAAAAGCTTACAACTTAAGAGAGGACTTCCCTGAGGAGGTAATAAGAGAGGCAAAATCAATCAGCCAGACCGTAACCGAGGATATGATAAAGGGAAGGCGCGACCTTAGGGATTTGACCATGGTCACCATTGACGGCGAAGATGCCAAGGACCTGGATGATGCCGTTTCCATTGAAAGGCTTCCTAACGGAAACTACCGTTTGGGGGTTCATATTGCCGATGTAAGCTACTATGTCAAAGAGGGCTCCCCTTTGGATAAAGAGGCTTTGAAAAGGGGTACCAGTGTTTATCTGGTGGACAGGGTTATTCCCATGTTTCCAAAAGAACTTTCAAACGGTATTTGCAGCCTTAATCCCAAAGTTGACAGGCTTGCTTTCACCGTCATGATGGAGATTGACAAATCCGGCAGGGTTGTGGATCATGAAATATTTGAAAGCGTAATAAATGTTAATGAGAGAATGACTTATACCGACGTTTACAAGATTCTCGAGGAGAACGACGAAGGGCTTATTGAGCGCTACAAATACCTCTGCGACACCTTCCACACAATGAAGGAACTGGCTCTTATATTAAGAAAAAAGAGGATGGACAGAGGAGCCATTGATTTTAATTTTGACGAGGCGAAAATAGTGCTTGACGAAAAAGGTGTGCCGATTGAGGTTAAAAGATATGAGATGACCATTGCCAACAATATAATTGAAGAATTTATGCTGGTGTGCAATGAGACGGTCGCAGAACACTTTTTCTGGACAAACACACCTTTTGTTTACAGAATCCATGAAGATCCCGATCCGGATAAAATTGAGGCCTTCAGTGAGTTTGTACACAACCTGGGATATACGCTCAAAGGTATAAACAAAATTCATCCCAAGGCTTTGCAGGATGTTCTGGAGAAGGCCAGAGGCACAAAAGAGGAGACCATAATAAGCACGGTTATGCTGAGGTCTTTGCAAAAGGCCAGGTACAGCCACATCAACAGCGGACATTTTGGACTTGCCGCGAAATACTACTGCCACTTTACATCACCTATCAGAAGATATCCGGACCTTATTATTCACAGAATTATGAAGGAATATCTGAAAGGTACTGTAAATCCGGAAAGAGAAGATTTATTAAACAGCAGACTTCCTGAAATTGCAAAGCTTTGTTCTGAAAGGGAACGGGCTGCGGAAGAGGCCGAAAGGGAGACCGAAGAGCTGAAGAAAGTTGAGTTTATGAAAAAGCATGAAGGACAAGTGTTTGAAGGTATAATATCAAATGTGACGTCCTTCGGCATGTTTGTGGAATTGGAAAACACTATTGAGGGCCTGGTAAGGATAAGCAGCCTGGAGGATGACTATTATGTGTATAATGACAAAAGTTACAGCCTGATAGGTGAAAGAAGCAGAAAGGTTTATCGGATAGGCGATGTGGTAAATGTCATGTTGATTAAAGCTGATGTGGCCGCCCGCAGGATTGAATTTACCATTGTTGACAAAAACAATGGTGAAAATGATGAGAAGGCTTTAGAGTCAGATGGAAAGGAGAATGGCAAACCTAAAAGAAAGCGCAGGAGAAAAACACCTGATGAAGCCGTGCTTCTTCATGTGCAGGGTAAAAAGAAAAAGAAGAAAACTAAAAAAGCTAAAGTATAA
- a CDS encoding DUF523 domain-containing protein, whose product MLLVSACLIGVNCKYNGKNNLNKKVMKLCSEETLIPVCPEQLGGCPTPRVPSEIADGDGADVLDGKSRVMNKNGEDVTEYFIKGAQEVLKIAKTMGIKKAILKARSPSCGFGSIYDGTFSGKTKRGNGVTSEILVRNGVSVLTEEDILTKEDI is encoded by the coding sequence ATTTTACTTGTAAGTGCATGCCTAATTGGAGTGAATTGTAAATATAATGGAAAAAATAATTTGAATAAAAAGGTAATGAAGCTTTGTTCAGAAGAGACTCTGATACCTGTATGTCCCGAGCAGTTGGGGGGATGTCCCACGCCTAGAGTTCCTTCTGAGATAGCAGACGGTGACGGGGCGGATGTTTTGGATGGCAAAAGCAGGGTAATGAACAAAAACGGGGAAGATGTGACAGAATATTTTATAAAAGGGGCGCAAGAGGTACTAAAGATTGCAAAAACCATGGGCATAAAGAAAGCGATACTGAAAGCAAGAAGCCCGTCCTGCGGATTTGGCAGTATTTATGACGGTACGTTTTCGGGAAAAACCAAAAGAGGCAACGGTGTAACTTCGGAAATTCTTGTAAGAAACGGTGTTTCAGTTTTGACGGAGGAAGATATATTAACGAAAGAAGATATATGA
- a CDS encoding IS256-like element ISCth4 family transposase: protein MARKRIITPEKKELIRNLISEYNITSAKDLQEALKDLLGDTIQNMLEAELDEHLGYEKYESTEEAKSNYRNGYTSKTLKSSVGQVEIDIPRDRNAEFEPKIVPRYKRDISEIENKIIAMYARGMSTREINEQIQEIYGFEVSAEMVSKITDKILPEIEEWQKRPLGEVYPIVFIDAIHFSVKNDGIVGKKAVYIVLAIDIEGQKDVIGIYVGENESSKFWLSVLNDLKNRGVKDILILCADALSGIKDAINAAFPNTEYQRCIVHQIRNTLKYVSDKDRKEFARDLKRIYTAPNEKAGYDQMLEVSEKWEKKYPAAMKSWKSNWDVICPFFKYSEELRKIMYTTNTIESLNSSYRRINKSRTVFPGDQSLLKSIYLATVKITSKWTMRYKNWGLILGQLQIMFEGRI from the coding sequence ATGGCAAGAAAAAGGATAATAACACCAGAAAAGAAAGAGCTTATCAGAAATCTCATTTCTGAGTACAACATTACTTCAGCAAAGGATTTGCAGGAAGCATTGAAGGATCTGCTCGGAGATACGATACAAAATATGTTGGAAGCAGAGCTGGATGAACATCTCGGATATGAAAAGTACGAATCAACTGAAGAAGCGAAATCAAATTACCGTAACGGGTACACATCAAAAACATTAAAGTCAAGTGTAGGGCAAGTGGAAATAGATATCCCGCGGGACCGGAATGCAGAATTCGAGCCGAAAATTGTTCCCAGGTATAAAAGGGACATTTCAGAAATTGAAAATAAAATAATAGCAATGTATGCGCGGGGGATGTCTACCAGAGAAATCAACGAGCAGATACAGGAAATCTACGGATTTGAAGTATCTGCCGAGATGGTAAGTAAGATCACTGATAAAATACTACCTGAGATAGAAGAGTGGCAGAAAAGGCCTCTGGGAGAGGTTTATCCGATAGTATTTATTGACGCAATTCATTTTTCAGTAAAAAATGACGGCATTGTTGGGAAGAAGGCCGTATATATTGTGCTGGCGATTGATATAGAAGGGCAGAAAGATGTTATCGGTATTTATGTAGGAGAAAATGAGAGCTCAAAATTCTGGCTGAGTGTCTTAAATGACCTTAAAAACAGGGGTGTTAAAGACATTCTGATTCTCTGTGCTGATGCACTTTCAGGGATAAAGGATGCAATCAATGCGGCTTTTCCGAATACTGAATATCAGAGGTGTATAGTACACCAGATAAGAAACACGCTAAAGTATGTGTCAGATAAAGACCGAAAGGAATTTGCCAGGGACTTGAAACGGATATATACGGCTCCGAATGAGAAGGCAGGGTACGACCAGATGCTTGAGGTTTCAGAGAAATGGGAGAAGAAATACCCGGCAGCTATGAAGAGCTGGAAGAGCAATTGGGATGTTATTTGTCCATTTTTTAAGTATTCGGAGGAACTACGTAAAATCATGTATACGACCAATACTATTGAGAGCCTGAATAGCAGTTATAGAAGGATAAACAAATCAAGGACAGTATTTCCTGGCGACCAGTCACTTTTAAAGAGCATATATTTAGCTACAGTGAAGATTACTTCAAAATGGACGATGCGTTACAAAAACTGGGGTTTGATACTGGGACAGCTACAGATTATGTTCGAAGGGCGTATATAG
- a CDS encoding HPr family phosphocarrier protein: MKSFNISLKSITDVKDFVNIVNKYDFDIDLTSGRYVVDAKSIMGIFSLDLSKPIRVDVHTDNCDEFCEEIKNFLV; encoded by the coding sequence ATGAAATCATTTAATATTTCACTTAAGTCCATCACTGATGTTAAAGATTTTGTCAATATAGTAAATAAATACGATTTTGATATTGATTTAACATCGGGACGTTATGTGGTGGACGCAAAATCTATAATGGGTATTTTCAGCCTTGATTTAAGCAAACCTATCAGAGTGGACGTCCACACTGACAATTGTGATGAATTCTGTGAAGAAATTAAAAACTTTTTGGTATAG